The following coding sequences lie in one Frigoribacterium sp. SL97 genomic window:
- a CDS encoding sugar-binding transcriptional regulator produces the protein MSHVNSPPGTPGRAAARFPLDVIYQAARMYYLEDATQVEIAQRLDVSRPTVSRLIAEARRLGLVHISVTDPFIDENAGLAEALRDVLGLKAVYLAPVTHASTLGSDLAIPVAAAIADMQLGVGDTLLMSLGRTVHDLVFSGSLPPLSGVTIVPAVGGQAEPQPWFQTNEITRMAAEVSGARSRFLFTQSFPSAGMRAGLEADPTFLQVTDSWKTAKGALLGIGAPTATRENLSTGLPEDKHLFDEAAGDVCLNFFRADGSAVEFPGSERMVRVSRDNLANLPHAIGVAVGVDKVLSIVGAIRASLINHLVTDPATAKALLVGTKGGLQH, from the coding sequence ATGTCGCACGTCAACTCACCCCCTGGCACCCCCGGGCGTGCTGCCGCCAGGTTTCCCCTTGATGTCATCTACCAAGCAGCACGGATGTACTACCTCGAGGACGCGACCCAGGTCGAGATCGCGCAACGACTCGACGTGTCTCGCCCAACCGTCAGCCGCTTGATCGCGGAAGCTCGTCGACTGGGCTTAGTTCATATCAGCGTCACCGATCCCTTCATTGACGAGAACGCAGGTCTCGCCGAGGCTCTCCGAGACGTTCTAGGGCTAAAGGCCGTCTACCTGGCACCTGTGACGCACGCTTCAACGCTCGGCAGCGACCTTGCCATCCCCGTCGCTGCTGCAATTGCGGACATGCAACTCGGAGTCGGGGACACGCTTCTCATGTCACTTGGCCGAACTGTGCATGACCTTGTCTTCTCGGGATCACTCCCGCCTCTCAGCGGAGTGACGATCGTGCCTGCCGTTGGAGGTCAAGCCGAGCCGCAGCCATGGTTCCAGACCAACGAAATAACCCGGATGGCGGCTGAGGTGTCAGGAGCTCGGTCAAGGTTCCTTTTCACTCAATCCTTCCCCAGCGCGGGAATGCGCGCAGGTCTGGAAGCTGATCCAACGTTCCTACAGGTGACGGATTCTTGGAAGACCGCCAAGGGTGCGCTTTTGGGCATCGGAGCTCCCACAGCCACGCGTGAAAACCTGTCGACGGGACTCCCAGAAGACAAGCACCTGTTCGACGAAGCAGCGGGAGATGTCTGCCTCAACTTTTTCCGGGCCGATGGCTCCGCGGTCGAATTCCCGGGAAGTGAACGCATGGTCCGCGTCTCACGCGACAACCTTGCTAATCTCCCACACGCCATAGGCGTCGCCGTCGGTGTGGACAAAGTCCTGAGCATCGTAGGCGCCATTCGAGCCTCACTGATCAATCACCTAGTTACGGACCCCGCGACAGCCAAGGCCTTGTTGGTCGGCACCAAAGGTGGTCTTCAGCACTAG
- a CDS encoding D-ribose ABC transporter substrate-binding protein has translation MNRKLATVLAAGAGLTLVLSGCASGETSDAGSGASGASSEGGLISIIVNDPSNPYWQTEGNVAEAEAKALGYEANVAASKGDTNTESNLIDTAITNKSVAIILDPANASGSVGAVKKADAAGIPVILVNAEINETGLAKAQLVSNNAQGAALGAQQWVKDVGDSGSYAELFGAPSDNNAQTRSNGYATVISQYPGLTEVAEQVANWDRTQGHDKMQSILQANPAVTGVISGNDEMALGAIAALKEAGKLEQVKVGGFDGSPDAIDAVKAGELQYTVLQPVATFAKEAVQQADSYIRTGETGASEEKQAFDCVLITKENADQVTEPFTLSE, from the coding sequence ATGAACCGCAAGCTGGCAACGGTGCTCGCCGCGGGCGCGGGCCTCACGCTCGTCCTCTCAGGCTGCGCCTCCGGAGAAACCTCCGACGCCGGATCGGGTGCTTCGGGCGCCTCGTCCGAAGGCGGACTCATCTCGATCATCGTCAACGACCCTTCGAACCCGTACTGGCAGACCGAAGGCAACGTAGCCGAGGCCGAAGCAAAAGCCCTAGGGTACGAAGCCAATGTCGCTGCGTCGAAAGGTGACACCAACACTGAAAGCAACCTGATCGATACCGCCATCACCAACAAGTCGGTAGCAATCATCCTCGACCCAGCCAACGCCTCCGGCTCGGTCGGTGCCGTCAAAAAGGCCGACGCAGCTGGCATCCCAGTGATCCTGGTCAACGCCGAAATCAACGAGACCGGGCTCGCCAAGGCGCAACTCGTCTCCAACAACGCCCAAGGTGCCGCCCTCGGTGCGCAGCAGTGGGTGAAGGACGTTGGAGACAGCGGTTCCTACGCCGAGCTTTTCGGCGCACCGTCGGACAACAACGCTCAGACCCGTTCGAACGGTTACGCGACCGTCATCTCGCAGTACCCGGGGCTGACCGAGGTCGCCGAGCAGGTCGCCAACTGGGACCGTACTCAGGGCCACGACAAGATGCAGTCCATCCTGCAGGCGAACCCGGCTGTCACCGGTGTGATCTCGGGTAACGACGAGATGGCCCTCGGCGCCATCGCAGCCCTGAAAGAAGCCGGCAAACTCGAACAGGTAAAGGTCGGCGGCTTCGACGGCTCGCCCGACGCAATCGACGCTGTGAAGGCGGGCGAGCTTCAGTACACCGTCCTCCAGCCCGTGGCGACCTTCGCCAAGGAGGCGGTCCAGCAGGCCGACTCCTACATCCGCACCGGCGAGACCGGTGCCTCAGAAGAGAAGCAAGCATTCGACTGCGTCCTCATCACGAAGGAGAACGCAGACCAGGTCACCGAGCCCTTCACTCTCTCCGAGTAG
- a CDS encoding ABC transporter permease, with product MTTTERKSIMTTTAPGQRRPTFFADGFDIGRLLLQGRAFFALIAIIIVFSVLSPNYFTVGNLLTMSSHVAVYAILAIGMLLVILNGGIDLSVGSTLGFSGVIAGFLMNGVAIGSTTLYPALWVVVVLSCAMGAFIGLINGILVARFKVAPFVATLGMLYVVRGVGLLMTNGLTYNDLAGDPALGNTGFDWLGFNRLLGLPIGVVVMIVVAIAVSLLLNRTVFGRWLYASGGNERASELSGVPVKRVKVRVYVLSGLFAAIAGLILSSELTSASPTAGNSYELTAIAAVVIGGAALSGGIGNVRGTLLGAFVIGFLSDGLVIIGVSSYWQTVFTGAVIVLAVLLNAVQYKGKPRRSRGSGRPGIATPSTSSPTTNAAAPASAVPEKTRG from the coding sequence GTGACCACCACCGAACGGAAGTCCATCATGACCACCACCGCGCCCGGACAGCGACGCCCCACCTTCTTCGCCGACGGGTTCGACATCGGTCGATTGTTGCTGCAAGGGCGAGCATTCTTCGCCCTCATCGCCATCATCATCGTCTTCTCGGTGCTGTCGCCGAACTACTTCACGGTCGGCAACCTGCTGACGATGTCCTCCCACGTCGCGGTGTACGCGATCCTCGCGATCGGCATGCTGCTCGTCATCCTGAACGGCGGTATCGATCTCTCTGTCGGATCAACGCTCGGCTTCTCGGGCGTGATCGCCGGCTTCTTGATGAACGGTGTCGCAATCGGCAGCACCACCCTCTACCCGGCCCTCTGGGTAGTGGTCGTGCTCTCATGCGCAATGGGCGCCTTCATCGGGCTCATCAACGGCATACTCGTCGCCCGGTTCAAGGTCGCCCCATTCGTTGCGACCCTTGGCATGCTCTACGTCGTCCGCGGTGTTGGCCTGCTGATGACCAACGGCCTCACCTACAACGACCTGGCCGGCGACCCGGCACTCGGGAACACAGGCTTCGATTGGCTGGGCTTCAACCGCCTTCTCGGCCTGCCGATCGGCGTCGTCGTGATGATCGTCGTCGCGATCGCCGTCAGCCTGCTGTTGAACCGAACGGTCTTCGGCCGTTGGCTGTACGCCTCGGGCGGCAACGAACGTGCCTCCGAGCTGTCGGGTGTGCCGGTCAAGCGGGTAAAAGTGCGCGTCTACGTGCTCTCCGGACTGTTCGCCGCCATTGCCGGACTGATCCTGTCGTCCGAGCTGACAAGCGCCAGCCCCACAGCCGGCAACTCGTACGAGCTCACAGCGATCGCCGCCGTTGTCATCGGTGGCGCAGCGCTCTCAGGCGGTATCGGCAACGTCCGGGGCACCCTGCTCGGCGCGTTCGTCATCGGATTTCTCTCCGACGGCCTCGTCATCATCGGTGTCTCGTCCTACTGGCAGACCGTCTTCACCGGCGCCGTCATCGTTCTCGCCGTCTTGCTGAACGCCGTCCAGTACAAAGGCAAGCCCCGGCGCTCCCGTGGCAGTGGTCGCCCCGGCATCGCCACCCCCTCGACCTCTTCTCCCACCACGAACGCTGCGGCTCCCGCCAGTGCCGTTCCAGAGAAGACCCGCGGTTGA
- a CDS encoding ATP-binding cassette domain-containing protein produces the protein MDEPTSALSAAEVEVLFTVIHDLTSRGVSIVYISHHLEEALEITDHAVVLRDGSVTATAIAADIDLAWVVRAMVGEGFDLGSPPSGYEFGEVALSIQGVTVPDGDIADRNVVDHLDLDVRAGEIVCLYGLMGAGRTELLEAVAGRNSVSEGRILKNGRDLAGLSIAERIDEGLGLVPEDRQRDGLVQTMTVGRNMSLASIGSFVRGLFLSGRREVDLVTDSIRTVHVKTSGGGAMIGSLSGGNQQKVVIGKMLATEPDVILLDEPSRGIDIGAKAEVFRLLAERARNGLAVVYTTSEVGECLSIAHRIVVMSRGRIAAEFGADTTKEAIMAASGEAVIS, from the coding sequence ATGGACGAACCGACCAGCGCGCTCAGCGCCGCCGAGGTCGAGGTCCTTTTCACGGTCATCCACGATTTGACCTCGCGCGGCGTCTCCATCGTCTACATCTCTCACCACCTCGAGGAGGCGCTCGAGATCACCGACCACGCCGTCGTGCTCCGCGACGGGTCGGTCACTGCGACGGCGATCGCCGCCGACATCGATCTCGCCTGGGTCGTCCGGGCGATGGTCGGTGAGGGTTTCGACCTCGGATCGCCGCCCTCTGGGTACGAGTTCGGCGAAGTCGCTCTCTCGATCCAGGGTGTGACGGTGCCCGATGGCGACATCGCCGACCGCAACGTGGTCGACCACCTCGACCTGGACGTCCGGGCTGGCGAGATCGTCTGCCTTTATGGGCTGATGGGAGCCGGACGTACCGAGCTGCTCGAGGCGGTCGCCGGCCGCAACTCGGTAAGCGAGGGGCGCATCCTGAAAAACGGGCGCGACCTAGCCGGTCTGTCGATCGCCGAGCGAATCGACGAAGGTCTAGGACTCGTGCCGGAAGATCGACAGCGCGACGGTCTCGTCCAGACCATGACGGTCGGTCGCAACATGTCGCTGGCCAGCATCGGATCGTTCGTCAGAGGTCTTTTCCTCTCGGGCCGCCGCGAGGTCGACCTTGTCACCGACTCGATCCGCACCGTTCACGTCAAGACCTCGGGCGGCGGCGCCATGATCGGCTCGCTCTCGGGCGGCAACCAGCAGAAAGTCGTCATCGGCAAGATGCTCGCCACCGAGCCCGATGTGATCCTGCTCGACGAGCCCAGCCGCGGAATCGACATCGGCGCCAAGGCGGAAGTGTTTCGTCTGCTTGCCGAGCGCGCCCGCAATGGTCTCGCCGTCGTCTACACGACCTCAGAGGTCGGCGAGTGCCTCAGCATCGCCCACCGCATCGTCGTCATGAGTCGCGGCCGCATCGCCGCCGAGTTCGGAGCCGACACCACAAAAGAAGCCATCATGGCCGCCTCGGGCGAGGCCGTGATCTCGTGA
- a CDS encoding ATP-binding cassette domain-containing protein encodes MLRAVDVVKTYGATRALKGVGFSIHRGQVTTLFGENGAGKSTLMKILSGVEQPTSGEIVLHGEPVVFANTVDAREHGISIIHQELSLAPNLSVRDNIFLGREIHGPTGVDYAEEARQAKAVLDELGEDIDPLTTVADLRGSDSSNWSKSLAPYRWTRAS; translated from the coding sequence GTGCTGCGGGCGGTCGACGTCGTCAAGACCTACGGCGCCACGCGAGCGCTCAAAGGCGTCGGGTTCTCCATTCACCGCGGGCAGGTGACCACGCTGTTCGGCGAGAACGGGGCGGGCAAGTCGACGCTGATGAAGATCCTGTCGGGAGTCGAGCAGCCCACCTCGGGCGAGATCGTGCTGCACGGCGAGCCGGTCGTTTTCGCCAACACGGTCGACGCCCGTGAGCACGGCATCTCGATCATTCATCAGGAGCTGAGCCTCGCCCCGAACCTGTCGGTGCGCGACAACATCTTCCTCGGGCGCGAGATCCACGGGCCGACCGGTGTCGACTACGCGGAGGAGGCGCGCCAGGCGAAAGCCGTCCTCGACGAGCTCGGCGAAGACATCGATCCTCTGACCACTGTGGCGGACCTCCGGGGCTCGGACAGCAGCAACTGGTCGAAATCGCTCGCGCCCTATCGGTGGACGCGCGCATCCTGA
- a CDS encoding DUF2291 family protein encodes MTALETGRGRNQHARGTNRKRNRAIVTGAVVVALLVAMGLSTTVVGADSDLGAGPEAFSAEAWGAENFPTIQQGIAERAVPADELAAAVLADPAAAGEEYGVDAGAGPEISTTFTGTVGAGQAGIYPVTIEGVSSDILIRVQTGPAINGTDLRDATGTVEFGQFTNQIDYQDAASALNEQLKSTVLGSIDTTTLEGKTVEVTGAFQLINPAGWLVTPSDLVVQ; translated from the coding sequence GTGACGGCCCTGGAAACTGGTCGTGGCCGAAATCAGCATGCGCGCGGCACTAACCGGAAGCGCAATCGTGCGATCGTCACGGGCGCGGTAGTCGTTGCCTTGCTTGTGGCTATGGGCCTTAGCACCACCGTGGTCGGGGCGGACTCAGATCTGGGCGCCGGTCCTGAAGCGTTCTCGGCCGAGGCGTGGGGTGCCGAGAACTTCCCCACGATCCAGCAGGGCATCGCCGAGCGAGCCGTCCCCGCCGACGAGCTAGCTGCCGCCGTGCTGGCTGACCCTGCCGCCGCGGGCGAGGAGTACGGCGTCGACGCGGGCGCCGGTCCCGAGATCTCGACCACCTTCACGGGCACGGTCGGCGCCGGCCAGGCGGGCATTTACCCAGTCACCATTGAGGGTGTGTCGAGCGACATCTTGATCCGCGTCCAGACCGGCCCCGCGATCAATGGCACCGACCTGCGCGACGCGACCGGCACCGTTGAGTTCGGGCAGTTCACGAACCAGATCGACTACCAGGACGCCGCGTCCGCGCTCAACGAGCAACTCAAGTCCACCGTGCTCGGCAGCATCGACACGACAACGCTCGAGGGAAAAACGGTCGAAGTCACGGGGGCGTTCCAGCTCATCAACCCGGCTGGCTGGCTCGTGACCCCGTCCGACCTGGTCGTCCAGTGA
- a CDS encoding zinc-binding dehydrogenase: MSTATISEIDDSASAVPATMKAVVVHGPEDYRLDTVDVPTPGAGELLLKVDAVGVCASDLKCYHGAAKFWGDENRPAWAERDRIAGHEFVGTVVSGDDAALAKRGVSLGDRIACEQIVPCWECRYCLMGAYWMCGPHDMFGFKGFDGAMAEYVLVPTRALTHPVSRDLAPHVAAFAEPLSCAMHAVERGNIKFDDVVVIAGAGPIGLGAIAGTRQKNPKLVIALDMSDDKLALATKAGADLVINITKEDAVAKVKELTDGYGADVYIEATGHPSAVSQGLNILRKLGTYVEYSVFGSNASVDWSIISDDKELNVLGAHLGPHCWPAAIKLLESGKLPMDEICTHQFPLDRFQEALDLVADSEGGSVKVSIVPSLTEATTSAAVHS; the protein is encoded by the coding sequence ATGTCCACAGCCACCATTTCCGAAATTGACGACTCCGCCAGCGCTGTTCCGGCCACGATGAAAGCAGTCGTCGTGCACGGCCCCGAGGACTACCGACTCGACACCGTCGACGTCCCGACCCCCGGCGCCGGCGAGTTGCTGCTCAAGGTCGACGCCGTCGGTGTCTGTGCGAGCGACCTCAAGTGCTACCACGGCGCGGCCAAGTTCTGGGGCGACGAGAACCGCCCGGCCTGGGCCGAGCGCGATCGCATCGCTGGCCACGAGTTCGTAGGAACCGTCGTCTCTGGCGACGACGCTGCCCTTGCCAAGCGAGGCGTGAGTCTCGGCGACCGCATTGCGTGCGAACAGATCGTGCCCTGCTGGGAGTGCCGCTACTGCCTGATGGGCGCCTACTGGATGTGCGGCCCGCACGACATGTTCGGTTTCAAGGGCTTCGACGGGGCCATGGCTGAGTACGTGCTCGTACCCACCCGAGCGCTGACTCACCCAGTCAGCCGCGACCTCGCCCCGCACGTGGCCGCCTTCGCTGAACCGCTGTCGTGCGCGATGCACGCCGTCGAACGCGGCAACATCAAGTTCGACGACGTCGTCGTCATCGCTGGCGCCGGACCGATCGGCCTGGGAGCCATCGCCGGCACCCGCCAGAAAAACCCCAAGCTCGTGATCGCGCTCGACATGAGCGACGACAAGCTCGCCCTCGCCACCAAGGCTGGCGCCGATCTCGTGATCAACATCACGAAAGAGGACGCCGTCGCCAAGGTCAAAGAACTGACCGACGGATACGGTGCCGACGTCTACATCGAGGCGACCGGTCACCCCTCCGCCGTGTCGCAGGGCCTGAACATCCTGCGGAAACTCGGCACCTACGTCGAGTACTCAGTCTTCGGCTCCAACGCGTCGGTTGACTGGTCCATCATCAGCGACGACAAAGAGCTCAACGTGCTGGGCGCACACCTCGGCCCCCACTGCTGGCCCGCCGCCATCAAGCTGCTCGAGAGCGGCAAGCTCCCCATGGACGAGATCTGCACCCACCAGTTCCCTCTTGACCGCTTCCAAGAAGCCCTCGACCTCGTCGCCGACAGCGAAGGCGGCTCCGTCAAGGTCAGCATCGTTCCCTCCCTCACCGAGGCCACCACCTCCGCCGCCGTCCACTCCTGA
- a CDS encoding RbtT/DalT/CsbX family MFS transporter gives MPRVLFPGFVAVLVFMTGNGVESNFITPHMIEVLGSPEATVANIITGYSLAVLVGSYLSGALADLIGPRKVMLIGFLIWIVFEVLFLLSLQAQSIPLTALTYTLRGFGYPIFAFAFLVWVNIITPVKRNGSAVGWFYVAFTGGLPTLGSLFAIGAIPTFGGGTVGETGAMIASIGLVVIGFLIAWFGVKEVRGRRRIAPAGESATAVLTSGLRLTFTRGKILMGFLIRLINTAPQYAMFIVLPVIIAEDRGWGQSRWLLMTVCVYATNILVNALFGAIGDRFGWQRTVKWFGIAGSALGLLLWWYVPQLVPAGSDWGYVLSVIAGCVFGCLLAGFVPMGAIMPALAPDHKGAAMAMYTTAAGGAAFLGSSVVALVFGLGGSGVGVVWTFVGLYAIAFVMIHFLNVPQGGRSHSRPTSRESTSS, from the coding sequence ATGCCACGTGTGCTATTCCCAGGCTTCGTCGCCGTGCTGGTCTTCATGACTGGTAACGGCGTCGAATCCAACTTCATCACCCCGCACATGATCGAGGTCCTTGGCTCCCCCGAGGCAACGGTCGCCAACATCATCACCGGGTACAGTCTTGCCGTCCTCGTGGGCAGCTACCTTTCAGGAGCCCTCGCCGACCTGATCGGCCCGCGCAAGGTCATGCTGATCGGGTTCCTTATCTGGATCGTCTTTGAGGTGCTGTTCTTGCTGAGCCTCCAGGCTCAGAGCATCCCGCTGACCGCCTTGACCTACACGCTCCGCGGTTTCGGCTACCCGATTTTCGCGTTCGCCTTCCTGGTGTGGGTCAACATCATCACGCCGGTTAAGCGCAACGGCTCCGCCGTCGGCTGGTTCTACGTCGCCTTCACCGGTGGCCTGCCCACCCTCGGATCGCTCTTCGCCATCGGAGCCATCCCCACTTTCGGCGGCGGAACCGTCGGCGAGACCGGTGCCATGATCGCCTCCATCGGCCTCGTCGTGATCGGGTTCTTGATCGCCTGGTTCGGGGTGAAGGAAGTGCGAGGGCGGCGAAGGATCGCGCCGGCCGGCGAGAGCGCCACTGCGGTACTCACCTCAGGGCTGCGTCTCACCTTCACACGAGGCAAGATCCTCATGGGCTTCCTCATCCGGCTGATCAACACAGCCCCGCAGTACGCGATGTTCATCGTCCTGCCGGTGATCATCGCGGAAGACCGCGGCTGGGGTCAATCACGCTGGCTGCTCATGACGGTCTGCGTCTATGCCACGAACATCCTGGTCAACGCTCTCTTCGGCGCGATCGGCGACAGATTCGGCTGGCAGCGCACCGTCAAGTGGTTCGGCATCGCAGGGTCCGCCCTTGGCTTGCTGCTGTGGTGGTACGTGCCCCAGCTCGTCCCGGCCGGTAGCGACTGGGGCTACGTGCTCTCCGTGATCGCCGGCTGCGTCTTCGGCTGCCTGCTCGCCGGCTTCGTGCCGATGGGCGCGATCATGCCCGCCCTCGCGCCCGACCACAAAGGCGCCGCCATGGCGATGTACACGACAGCCGCGGGTGGAGCCGCATTCCTCGGCTCGAGCGTCGTGGCCTTGGTCTTCGGGCTCGGCGGCTCGGGTGTCGGAGTCGTGTGGACCTTCGTCGGCCTCTACGCCATCGCATTCGTGATGATCCACTTCCTCAACGTTCCCCAGGGCGGCCGCAGCCACAGCCGACCCACCAGTAGAGAGAGCACCAGCTCATGA
- a CDS encoding dihydroxyacetone kinase family protein, translated as MTTIYDDPDEFADDQLTGFLALYADRLRGVPGGVVSHRGQGGPQVAVVIGGGSGHYPAFSGTVGPGLATGAVVGNIFTSPSAAQAYSVAKAADQGKGVVFSFGNYAGDIMNFGIAAERLRKEGIDTRIVVVTDDVASADEPSKRRGIAGDFSVFKAMGAAAAEGASLDEVERIGNASNDATRTLGVAFSGCTMPGAAEPLFEVPEGHLGLGLGIHGEPGIRDVELMPATDLADLFVDRLLEDRPRRAKVAPILNGLGTTKYEELFLLWGHIARRLADADVEVIEPEVGELVTSLDMGGVSLTLQWLDDELERLWRADAYTPAYRKLRAPLDELVAPSPDELAAGVDDTAPAATEAAARLGGRVRTALGAIHDLLRREEETLGRIDAVAGDGDHGRGMLKGIGAAVSRVDGVADGAGGAWLLSRAGLAWAEHAGGTSGVLWGSALEALATSLTDDREDYAAVQIVDGVDAFAESIVDLGRASEGDKTMLDALLPFARSLRERVDAGDALPVAWTAAAQVSVAAASATAELRPKVGRARPLAEKSVGTPDAGATSMAMIVTVVGEVLNWPTAWEEGTAS; from the coding sequence ATGACCACCATCTACGACGATCCCGACGAGTTCGCCGACGACCAACTCACCGGATTTCTCGCCTTGTACGCCGATCGTCTTCGCGGCGTGCCCGGCGGCGTTGTCTCCCACCGCGGCCAGGGCGGCCCGCAGGTCGCCGTCGTCATCGGCGGCGGCTCAGGCCACTACCCCGCCTTCAGCGGCACCGTCGGCCCAGGCCTGGCCACCGGAGCCGTGGTCGGCAACATCTTCACCTCGCCGTCGGCCGCGCAGGCCTACTCGGTCGCAAAGGCTGCCGACCAGGGCAAGGGCGTCGTCTTCAGCTTCGGCAACTACGCCGGCGACATCATGAACTTCGGCATCGCCGCCGAACGCCTCCGCAAAGAAGGTATTGACACTCGCATCGTGGTCGTGACCGACGACGTCGCCTCCGCCGACGAACCCTCGAAGCGCCGCGGAATCGCGGGTGATTTCTCGGTCTTCAAGGCCATGGGCGCCGCAGCGGCCGAAGGCGCTTCGCTCGACGAGGTCGAGCGCATCGGCAACGCCTCAAACGACGCGACCCGCACACTCGGCGTTGCCTTCTCAGGCTGCACGATGCCCGGCGCCGCCGAGCCGCTCTTTGAGGTCCCCGAAGGGCACCTCGGCCTGGGGCTCGGCATCCACGGCGAACCGGGCATCCGCGACGTCGAGCTGATGCCGGCGACCGACCTAGCAGACCTCTTTGTCGACCGACTGCTCGAGGACCGGCCCCGCCGCGCAAAGGTCGCTCCGATCCTCAACGGCCTCGGCACGACTAAGTATGAAGAGCTCTTCCTACTCTGGGGTCACATCGCTCGCAGACTGGCAGACGCCGATGTCGAGGTCATCGAGCCCGAGGTGGGCGAGCTCGTCACCAGCCTCGACATGGGTGGTGTCTCGCTGACTCTGCAGTGGCTCGACGATGAGCTCGAACGACTCTGGCGCGCCGACGCCTACACCCCCGCGTACCGCAAACTGCGAGCTCCACTCGACGAGCTCGTGGCGCCCTCACCAGACGAACTCGCAGCCGGAGTCGACGACACCGCCCCTGCCGCTACCGAGGCGGCCGCGCGGCTGGGTGGCAGAGTCCGCACGGCGCTCGGCGCGATCCATGATCTGCTGCGCCGCGAAGAGGAAACCCTCGGCCGCATCGACGCAGTGGCCGGCGACGGCGATCACGGACGCGGAATGCTCAAGGGCATCGGCGCGGCCGTCTCGCGGGTCGACGGCGTTGCCGACGGGGCAGGAGGCGCGTGGCTACTCAGCCGCGCTGGCTTGGCCTGGGCAGAGCACGCCGGCGGCACCTCCGGGGTCCTCTGGGGTTCAGCGCTCGAAGCCCTCGCCACCTCGCTGACCGATGACCGCGAAGACTACGCGGCTGTGCAGATCGTCGATGGCGTCGACGCGTTTGCCGAGTCGATCGTCGACCTGGGCCGGGCGAGCGAAGGCGACAAAACCATGCTTGATGCTTTGCTGCCGTTCGCGCGGTCGCTGCGCGAGCGGGTCGACGCAGGTGACGCTCTGCCGGTGGCCTGGACTGCGGCGGCTCAGGTGTCCGTCGCCGCCGCGTCGGCCACCGCAGAACTCCGGCCCAAGGTGGGACGTGCCCGTCCGCTCGCGGAAAAGAGTGTCGGCACCCCCGATGCCGGAGCAACGTCTATGGCCATGATCGTCACGGTCGTCGGCGAAGTCCTCAACTGGCCAACCGCTTGGGAAGAAGGAACAGCATCATGA
- a CDS encoding ribose-5-phosphate isomerase, whose amino-acid sequence MSTNRTYRLVVGSDDAGFDYKEAIKADLLTDPRVSIITDMGVDADSHTTYPHIAVDAARMVAEGKADRAILICGTGLGVAIAANKVPGIRAVTAHDSFSVERSVLSNDAQVLCMGQRVIGLEVARRMAKEWLGYQFDTTSASAEKVRAICQYDGSLPVGMDS is encoded by the coding sequence ATGAGCACCAATCGCACCTATCGCCTCGTCGTCGGTTCAGACGACGCCGGGTTCGACTACAAAGAGGCAATCAAGGCCGACCTGCTGACCGACCCTCGGGTATCGATCATCACCGATATGGGCGTCGATGCAGACAGTCACACCACCTACCCCCATATTGCAGTCGACGCGGCGCGAATGGTGGCCGAGGGAAAAGCCGACCGCGCGATCCTCATCTGCGGCACGGGACTCGGCGTCGCGATTGCAGCGAACAAGGTCCCCGGCATCCGCGCCGTCACTGCGCATGACTCGTTCTCCGTCGAGCGAAGCGTGCTTTCGAACGATGCTCAGGTGCTCTGCATGGGCCAGCGCGTCATCGGTCTCGAGGTCGCCCGCCGCATGGCGAAGGAGTGGCTGGGCTACCAATTCGACACGACAAGCGCATCAGCCGAGAAGGTCCGGGCCATCTGTCAGTACGACGGCTCTCTACCAGTCGGAATGGATAGCTGA
- a CDS encoding recombinase family protein, giving the protein MLIGYARVSTSGQDLAAQRDGLAALGVDNQHVHVDHGLSGTTRARPGLREALAACRAGDVLVVTKLDRLARSLRDATDIADELTKKGVSLNLGGAVYDPTDPVGRLLFNVLGMVAEFEADLIRARTREGMAIAKAAGKLRGRKPKLTASQEKHLVQLHRTGEHTTSEIAELFGVARSTVYRAIQRAEQA; this is encoded by the coding sequence ATGCTCATCGGATACGCCCGCGTGTCGACCTCGGGCCAGGATCTCGCAGCACAACGCGACGGTCTTGCAGCGCTCGGTGTTGACAATCAACACGTGCATGTTGACCACGGCTTATCGGGCACGACTCGAGCCCGGCCAGGTCTGCGCGAGGCCCTGGCCGCTTGCCGTGCCGGCGACGTCCTCGTCGTCACCAAGCTCGATCGTCTCGCGCGGTCGCTGCGCGACGCGACCGACATTGCGGACGAGCTGACGAAGAAGGGTGTCTCGCTCAACCTTGGGGGAGCGGTCTACGACCCCACCGATCCTGTCGGCCGGCTCCTGTTCAACGTCCTCGGCATGGTGGCCGAGTTCGAGGCCGACCTCATACGTGCCCGGACCCGTGAGGGCATGGCGATCGCGAAGGCCGCCGGCAAGCTCCGGGGCCGCAAGCCCAAGTTGACTGCTTCGCAGGAGAAGCACCTCGTGCAGCTGCACCGCACCGGCGAGCACACGACCAGCGAGATCGCCGAGCTGTTCGGCGTGGCCCGCTCGACCGTCTACCGCGCGATCCAGCGAGCGGAGCAGGCGTGA